From a single Euzebyales bacterium genomic region:
- a CDS encoding LLM class flavin-dependent oxidoreductase, translating into MPFPTDGADAETHVAQLEHMLATIADSYDSVWFDDHLLPWADFVPTDAPALECLTSIAYLAGRHTETAFGSLVLCQSFRNPALVAKMAATLHALTGGRFILGMGAGWMESEYRAYGYDFPRAAVRIAQLAEAVLVIRAAWSDGPVSFAGEHNAVDGVVCRPLPVPHPPIMLGGGGERLTLRVVAEHADWWNITGTPETYRHKLDVLRGHCADVGRDIDEITLTYTAEVVAVARTEAAAHEIAAASPFTDVHPCVGTPEQVAEALRPFVDLGVEHLMLRFVDFPSTGGAELFASEVVPLLR; encoded by the coding sequence GTGCCGTTCCCCACGGACGGCGCCGACGCCGAGACACACGTGGCGCAGCTGGAGCATATGCTCGCGACGATCGCCGACAGCTACGACTCGGTCTGGTTCGATGACCACCTTTTGCCGTGGGCCGACTTCGTCCCCACCGACGCTCCAGCGCTCGAATGCCTCACGTCGATCGCGTACCTCGCCGGACGCCACACCGAGACAGCGTTCGGGTCACTCGTGCTCTGCCAGTCGTTCCGCAACCCCGCACTCGTCGCCAAGATGGCGGCGACACTCCACGCGTTGACCGGTGGCAGGTTCATCCTGGGCATGGGCGCCGGCTGGATGGAGTCGGAGTACCGCGCGTACGGCTACGACTTCCCTCGGGCGGCCGTGCGGATCGCACAGCTCGCCGAGGCGGTGCTGGTGATCCGGGCGGCGTGGTCCGACGGTCCGGTGTCGTTCGCCGGTGAGCACAATGCCGTGGACGGCGTCGTGTGTCGACCGCTGCCTGTCCCGCACCCGCCGATCATGCTCGGTGGGGGTGGGGAGCGGCTGACGCTGCGGGTCGTGGCAGAGCACGCCGACTGGTGGAACATCACTGGGACCCCCGAGACCTACCGCCACAAGCTCGACGTCCTCCGCGGGCACTGCGCGGACGTCGGCCGCGACATCGACGAGATCACACTGACCTACACCGCGGAGGTGGTGGCGGTCGCGCGGACGGAGGCGGCCGCCCATGAGATCGCCGCGGCGTCCCCGTTCACCGACGTCCACCCGTGCGTCGGCACGCCCGAGCAGGTGGCCGAGGCGCTCCGGCCGTTCGTCGACCTCGGTGTGGAGCATCTCATGCTGCGGTTTGTCGACTTCCCGTCGACGGGGGGCGCGGAGCTGTTCGCGTCGGAGGTCGTCCCCCTGCTGCGCTGA
- a CDS encoding RNA polymerase sigma factor, whose translation MSSARSFEGRTANDATRSYLNMIGQVRLLRADEEVDLSKRVEAGLEAASMLANGEHSPERTVVLRSIARQGQAAKLRLVESNLRLVVSIAKRYQHRGMHLLDLVQEGNLGLIRAVEKFDHRRGYRFSTYAMWWIRQAISRALADQARTIRVPAHVRDAMNRLFSVQRAMVQDLGREPTDAELAEELGIEVERVREIQALSQEPVSLEAPLRQEEDASLGDFIPDDDAVMPVDAVSGTMLREQLETVLHELTDREQEVIRLRFGMDGERPSTLEEVGQAFGVTRERVRQIELKTLAKLRHPSRSDVLRDYL comes from the coding sequence ATGAGCTCTGCGCGTTCCTTCGAAGGGCGGACCGCCAACGACGCAACGCGCTCGTATCTGAACATGATCGGCCAGGTTCGGCTGCTGCGCGCCGACGAGGAGGTCGATCTCTCCAAGCGCGTCGAGGCGGGCCTGGAGGCCGCCTCGATGCTGGCCAACGGCGAGCACTCGCCGGAGCGGACGGTCGTGCTGCGGTCGATCGCGCGGCAAGGCCAGGCCGCGAAGCTGCGCCTCGTCGAGTCGAACCTCCGGCTGGTCGTGTCGATCGCCAAGCGCTACCAGCACCGCGGGATGCACCTGCTGGATCTGGTGCAGGAGGGGAACCTGGGCCTCATCCGTGCCGTGGAGAAGTTCGACCACCGCCGCGGCTACCGTTTCTCGACGTACGCGATGTGGTGGATCCGTCAGGCGATCAGTCGGGCGCTCGCGGACCAGGCGCGGACGATCCGCGTTCCAGCCCACGTGCGGGACGCCATGAACCGGCTGTTCAGTGTGCAGCGTGCCATGGTGCAGGACCTCGGCAGGGAACCGACCGATGCCGAGCTCGCGGAGGAGCTCGGCATCGAGGTCGAGCGTGTCCGCGAGATCCAGGCGTTGAGCCAGGAGCCGGTCAGCCTCGAGGCACCGCTGCGTCAGGAGGAGGACGCAAGCCTAGGCGACTTCATCCCGGACGACGACGCGGTCATGCCGGTCGACGCCGTGAGCGGCACGATGCTGCGGGAGCAGCTCGAGACGGTCCTCCACGAGCTCACCGACCGAGAGCAGGAGGTCATCCGGCTGCGCTTCGGCATGGACGGTGAACGTCCCAGCACGCTCGAGGAGGTGGGCCAGGCGTTCGGCGTCACGCGTGAGCGGGTGCGCCAGATCGAGCTCAAGACCCTGGCCAAGCTCCGGCACCCGTCGCGCAGCGACGTGCTGCGCGACTACCTGTGA